The Macaca nemestrina isolate mMacNem1 chromosome 8, mMacNem.hap1, whole genome shotgun sequence genome contains the following window.
TGGATGGCCACACCGGCTGCCAGCAATGCCGGCCGGCCCCCGCCATGCAGCAGGGAGCTAGCTGCCACCTTCACGTAGGAGAAAACACCAAGACACAGCACCCACGACAGGACCTGAGGGGACACAGCAGCAGCTGAGCGTGAGATGTGCCTGCTCCACGAAAACGCCCCCACCCCACTTCACGTCCCCTGTGCTCACCACGAGGACCACCCCTGCCGAGGTGCCCACCAGGGGCGGGCAGGGGCTCAGGACTGCCAGCGCCATCAGGTAGCCCCCAAAGAGCACGCCCAGCAGAGAGAGGCCGCCCAGCCCTGCCAAGGATCTGTAGAGAGTGAGCAGAGTGTCAGGGCTGACTGTGCCAGGACCTGGCTCCCATCCCTGAGTTCCACCCGCACAGGGGCTGAAGGGCCCTTGTGTACCTGCACAGCACACCCATGGCCAGGAAGCAGGCCAGGGGATTGGCAGCACTGCCCAGCACCACAGCCAGGTGGTAGGCCAGACGCCCGTAGGGTAAGCAGGAAAAGCTTTGCACAGCAGGTAGCACGCCGTTGGTCAGTGCGTTGGTGGCAGCCAACAGCCCCAGCAGGCAGGCACTGTGGGCTGAGAGAAGCTGATAGGCCTTAGGGTCTGGACCAGGGGTGGTGCCTGCTGCCTGGCTTGGTGGCTCTTGCAATGGTGAGGCCTCTTCCACCTCTTCCTCTGCTCCTGGGGCTCCCACCTGGAGGCCTGATCCTAAGCCCCCTGTGGGTACAGATGGTGGTGGCAACAGCAACAGGAGACCCTGAAAGGCAGCAGCTGAAGCGACCAGAAGGGCAGTCAGTGCCCAGAAGAAGGTGCTGGCGGGAAAACGCTCACGGAAGTCGAGTGGGGGGCCGGGGGTGCCGTTGATGGGGGCTGGTGGGCACTCACGGCGGCCCACACCCTGCACTAGGGCCAGCACGCAGGGCAGCAGGGCACTCAGGCCTTGACCCAGGAAGAATGACCGTAAGAAGCGAGGTGGCAGGTGGCTCAGGAAGGGCAGGAAAGTGACATTAGAGGCACAGCATGCCAGCGCCAGCACAAAGGCCAGTGCTAAGAAGGCCACGGAATGCGACTGTCCTGCCACTAGGACCACGCGGTGCCACAGAAAGGCCAGGAGAGCTGTGCCCACCATGCTCAGCACCTGCACCACCCGGATGGGGACCCGCTCGCCCTTTCCTGGGGCCAGCCGCCTCCAAAGGGTCACCACCAACAGACCCAGGTTCCCCAGCGCCACAAGCACAGAGACGTAGGAGGGGAGACTCCAACctgcagggaagggaggagacCATGTCAGGGGCATGATACCCAAGGGAAGAAGAACTGACAGGGCCCACCTTCCTGGGCACACCTGCACCTCCTCCCACTCACCCTCGGGAAGCTCTTTGACCACCACAGGTAGTTCCACCCAGATCCCATTGACCGCAGCCCAGGAGCCCATGCCGAAGAGAGCCACCAGCAGGTGGGTCAGCACCGGACGGCCGGGTGTGGGTGCTGCCATTCAGTCCAAGGCTGCACCCTTCCAGGTCAAGGCAAAGGTCACAGCCAGTTCTTTTCCCACCTAGGTCCAGAGACGCTTTGGCTCTTCTGGGAACTGAAGACCTCTTCTAGCttgaaagaaacagacaaataggCAGGATACAGAACCGGAATCAACAGGGTGAGACCAAGGGAACAGGGGGAGCCCCGGGCaggagtggggatggggagga
Protein-coding sequences here:
- the LOC105488501 gene encoding solute carrier family 52, riboflavin transporter, member 2 isoform X2, translated to MVGTALLAFLWHRVVLVAGQSHSVAFLALAFVLALACCASNVTFLPFLSHLPPRFLRSFFLGQGLSALLPCVLALVQGVGRRECPPAPINGTPGPPLDFRERFPASTFFWALTALLVASAAAFQGLLLLLPPPSVPTGGLGSGLQVGAPGAEEEVEEASPLQEPPSQAAGTTPGPDPKAYQLLSAHSACLLGLLAATNALTNGVLPAVQSFSCLPYGRLAYHLAVVLGSAANPLACFLAMGVLCRSLAGLGGLSLLGVLFGGYLMALAVLSPCPPLVGTSAGVVLVVLSWVLCLGVFSYVKVAASSLLHGGGRPALLAAGVAIQVGSLLGAVAMFPPTSIYHVFHSRKDCADPCDS
- the LOC105488501 gene encoding solute carrier family 52, riboflavin transporter, member 2 isoform X1; this encodes MAAPTPGRPVLTHLLVALFGMGSWAAVNGIWVELPVVVKELPEGWSLPSYVSVLVALGNLGLLVVTLWRRLAPGKGERVPIRVVQVLSMVGTALLAFLWHRVVLVAGQSHSVAFLALAFVLALACCASNVTFLPFLSHLPPRFLRSFFLGQGLSALLPCVLALVQGVGRRECPPAPINGTPGPPLDFRERFPASTFFWALTALLVASAAAFQGLLLLLPPPSVPTGGLGSGLQVGAPGAEEEVEEASPLQEPPSQAAGTTPGPDPKAYQLLSAHSACLLGLLAATNALTNGVLPAVQSFSCLPYGRLAYHLAVVLGSAANPLACFLAMGVLCRSLAGLGGLSLLGVLFGGYLMALAVLSPCPPLVGTSAGVVLVVLSWVLCLGVFSYVKVAASSLLHGGGRPALLAAGVAIQVGSLLGAVAMFPPTSIYHVFHSRKDCADPCDS